Part of the Zea mays cultivar B73 chromosome 4, Zm-B73-REFERENCE-NAM-5.0, whole genome shotgun sequence genome is shown below.
CGAGACTCCTCCACCTCAGCGGGACGCCCAGCCAAGATGGATTCGATCAAAACAGCGTTCATATAAAGGGGATTTGGTTGGGAAGTGAGAGTAACCTACCGCCGCCGCCGAAGCTTCGGCTCACGGAAGATGAGAGGCGGCGCGAAGACGAGAACGAGGACGGAGGGGGCTGCAATCGCCGGCCGCGCCTTTTATACGGATGGGCAGACCATCCTAATCTCTCGTGCGGCCTCTGCGACTGGGAGTCTGCCAGTCTGGGTCACACGCTCGCGTTGGTTTGCttcttttccttatttttctTTCCGTCGGCCATCGCTGCGCATGCACCAGCTTAGACTGTGGCAGCATATTGTGCATAGGGCATTGGTCATGTCTAAAAGTAGTTATTAAAATTAGATATTTCCTATATATTAAAGCCGAACAGAAACGGCAATGATGAGGCCATCCACGTCGTCAAAATTTTTTTGAACCGTCCGATCGTCAATCACCGGTTGATGTCTCATCTCGCTCGTAAAGCTCTCCGCTCAAAGCTCCACGGACGGAAACTGGCCTCCGCGACGCTTCCAGAACCAGCGCCTCATCCCCTTTCCCCCCTGATACGACTTCCAGAACCAGCGTCTCATCCCCTTTCCCCCCCTGATACGACGCTTCCTCTCCCCCTTCTGGGCAGCGACGCCTTGGGGAGCCGCCGCACGCTCCGCTCCCTGCACCTCATCCCCTTCCCCTACTCCCCCTCACACGACGTGCGGCGGTGCGAGGACCGGCCCTGGCACCAGCGCCCTCGGTGCCTGGAGCAGTGCAGGGAGGAGGAGCGGGAGAAGCGGCAAGAGCGGAGCAGGCACGAGGCCGACGACCGCAGCGGCGAGGGCTCGTCGGAGGATGAGCGCGAGCAGGAGAAGGAGGAGAAGCAGAAGGACCGGCAGTCGTACGTGTTCGACTGGCGCAGCCTCCGACGAGCGCGAGCAGGAGAAGGAGGAGAAGCAGAAGGACCGGCGGCCGTACGAGCAGTCCGGCTGCTGCAAGCCGCCGACGGCGTGCCAGTACAGCGGAGGCATGCCAGTCGGGGCGCAGGACGAGGACTGCTACCGGTGGAACGCCCCGGACATCCTCTGCTACCGGTGCGACTCGTGCAGGGCCGGCGTGATGGAGCAGGTGCGCCAAGACTGGCACAAGATCTTTGTGCTCGACGTCGCCGTGCTCGCCGCTCTCGTCTGCATCTGCTCATGCGGGTGTTGTGCCTTCAGGAACGCTCGCCACTCCCGGTCCCAGTACCCATACGGGGTAAACCAAACGTCCAAGATAAACCCACGCTGGGACTACTGGTACTCTAAGATAGAGAGTTCTGTTGTTTACTCTCTCTGCTTTCCCATTTATCGCCTCTTATTGTTTGTAGAGTAAAATTTAAAATAGGAGATGTGATTAGTAGGACCGCTGAAGATAACCTTATTGGGCAGTAAACAATCCCATGACCAAAACAAAACATGAATCTATGTGCTTTTATGCCTGTTTGTTTTCTATGGTTTTTAACGCTGCTTTATATGTGCTTTTTTTGCTGTAGGTGGCGATGATGGGGTGGTAGAAGAGAACAGATCTACTAGGCTAGCTGTAGCTTCTCAATGCATGTATGATATTTTGATCCAATCTTCTATGGTAAAAGATAAAATAACACTTGGGATCTGTATGTGTTATTAGCCCCTGTGGTACTCTATTTGTTTCCAGGTCTGCAGAGTTTAGTTTCTATAGATATTTGAGTTAAGAGGAGACTAAGCCATGAAGTAAAAGAGATGCCTAGTTTTTTCCCCTTCAATATGGTAGCCAGCATTGTATCATGTAGAATTTTAATCCAGGACAGAAGTGGTTCCATGTATATGGGGGAAACCAAACCACACAAGAAGTTATCAGCTATGCTTGTTCTACTGTTGGTGTGGCTTCTCTATCTCATTAGGTACTGTCTTCTGGACATAACTTATGATGTGATTACACTGGATTCCTTTACACTGAAGTCAAATCGGGGGCAGGCTATTCAGCAATGTTTCAGAAACATGTTCACTGGAATTCCGACAGCAGCCCATTTTTGGCACataaaacaaaatacacagacaAAAAAACAGAGAGAAAATCTCATACAGGCATAATAACTCACGGTGATCATCTATTATTGGCATTGATTGTCGCAGAACATATTCACATTGACCTGTTATTGGTCGCAAAACTGGTATCAGGTATGGTACAACAATTTGTTTTCAATCGGAGTAACACAGTCCCAATCACAAAGTGAAAAAAGGTGCCAAAGGCTTATTGGACGGTTGGACCAGATGTGTCTCCAGTTCTGAAATAATCTGTGTTTTGAAAAAAGCCATGTATCCTGTGATCCATGTCCATTTAGAAGGGTCTAGCAAGGAACATGCTGGAAAGAATGGCTGTCTTGTTCAATAGGGTGTACCTAGTGTTCCATGTCTTTCCAAAATGAAAATTTTTCCAAGATCTTTATGCAATTAAGGGGGCTCAACTTGGTGCTTAAATCAGTTGTCAGAGCTATTTTTTTATAGCTCATAGGATTATGGAAAAGCTGATTTGAAGATGAAATCCCAGCTCCATAAGTTTTGTTAAGGTAACACTAAACCTAACTTACTTTTATTTTGTCCTTACAGGTCTACATGCTTCTAAGTTTCTTTTGTTTTTCAACCAGACTTACTTCAACCGCTTATTTCTTTAAAATAGACATAATTGCTATTTTTTCTAAATGTTCTATACACAAGCTTTCTATATGTTTGCTACACAAGATTACTGTACAGGATTACTAAATGTTTTCTACGCGCGCGGGACGCGCGCTTAAGTTACTAGTATATATTTAAACAATCTACTATCTACGTTCACAAATATATGATACCGTTAACTTTTTTCGAAAACTTTGATCACTCGTTTTATTCAAAAAAAATATTAAAAACGTAAAATTTTAAGTCGAGCACAAACTACCTTAAATGataaaaacaaatcacaaaaataaatgataactcattattatttttgaataagatgagtagtcaattttttaaaaaaatcaattGTGTCATATATTTATGAGCGGGGGAAGTAGCTAATAGTTTGGTTATTACTCCTCTGGTCCTAATTTATTATTCGTTTGACTTTTTATCACAAGTTTAACTAGCTTGTCTTATTTAAAAGATTGTGGGAAAAAATGTTGTGGTTTTGTTTATTACCAAATATTTTTTACATATGACTTTAATTTTTTTAGTTTTCCATGATTTTTTAAATAAGACgtcaaacgaattatattttaaaacggAGAAAATAGTTATTTTTAGCAATTAATTAATAGTTAGCTGGCTATTTGTTAGCTACTAAATCCCACTATAAAGTTTTAACCAACTAATTATTAGCTTCAATGCATTCAAACAGGCCTTTAGTCTATTGtcttttattttaaacctcacTCTACAGTATAAAAAATGTTTTATACAACTATATACACAATATGCTAGTCATAGCATTAGAGTAAGGATATCTCCAACATCATTACTCAAAACATATTTTATTTCAACTCTACTATATAAACATAAACAGTGAAGTCTAGAGCGCAGAACATTGTTTTGCACGGTCCGGTGACCATAGCCTAAGGTTAACAATATAGTTGATATTATCATAtcatactaggtgagtgcccgtgcgttgcaacgggaacatataataccacgataacttatatataaatgtgtGTTATAATGttataggtgagtgcccgtgtgttgcaacggaacatataataccacgataacttatatataaatgtgtGTTATAATGTTATTATAAAAGGTTTTGTAATCCTAGTCCTACATAaaatttgttattttaatctagctattttacaactacattgcaaccatcaatatCAAGCATAATTCTATATATGACAGGACAATACACGTGTGTTGCGATAGGGGAGTGGAGGTGAGGGGATACTTGACTGGTTCTAATGTGATGTGAACACCTACAATGAGTTTCTTCATATACATTTCTTTCCATATAATACTATATAACTACAtttcatgaattgttaggaatCCAAAAGCAAATGACTAAACATGGTCATGGTAAAAGGCAGGAAAGATAGTATCTATAATGCTCAGTTCTTTATTTGACTACATGCTTTATCAAGCACTAAAATGAAGAGAATGAGTAAAAAGTCATCATTTTGCCAAATAAAAAACTCTGAGGTCCCAGAGaaacatcaagcaaaatctcccagTCCCACAACACAGAGGCCTACTGGTTCCAGTCCATCCCAAAGGTGCCCATGCCAAGATCCAAAATTTGAACCGCTGCTCCTACTTGTCTACCCAAGCAACTACATCACTGAAGCAACAAAATGGTAGAGAGAATCAGGCCAATCATGTTTGGAAGGACTAAATTGCATGGTACGATTAATACAGGAAACAAATCCAGCATGAGTGCAACATGGGCACACAAGCAGCATAGTAAATTTTGTATACCTGATAGGTGGTAATCGAGCCCTACTATATCAACACTCACAGGTTGAAACTTTATCTCCAACACTGTACCAGTGCATGTGTTTAACCTATGCAACATATGGATGCAGCCAACATTAAATAATACATATATAACAAAAGAAACCATTTATTTTGTATGAGTATTTGAATGATATATAGATAATTTGTAGGAAAACACTACATAGCAATTAAGGAATGTGTTCATACTTCAGACCATCGGTATCCGGAACGACAAAGCAATCCGAGGTTTCACCTGGACACTCGAAGGTGGCCTCATTAGTACCTTGGTTCTCGAATCGAGGGCGAACCTGGTTGCGACACCATTGATCCCAAAATGGTTCTGAAATATATTCCAATATAAAATCAACCATAATGGCACTGAAGTGAGGTATTTCAGATTTCATTGGCAGGGTAATCCATCAAATTAATAAACAAGTTACTTCAGTTAAAAAGGCACTGAAGTTAAATTAACAGTCCAAGTTATGTTTCACTTTGAAATTGCAATCGAGTAAAGAACTACTAACTATTTCATTAGAGTGAATCATGGTGGTTTTATAAAAAATAGTGCTGAAGATAAATTCACTGATGCACACACAATACTTGACATGCTTGCTATTACAACAAAAAAGAATATGCTGACAACACCTGCATGCATCCAGGAAAAATAGAGGATCACAAGTCAGAGGTAAGTCCACGCCTACTGCTCAAACTGCTTGTGGGTTGTCAAATATGGAGCCCACCTCAACGTGCTCCAGTTGTTTACTTTGCGCATGCACATAAGCTTATACATTATTAGTATTTGTTTGTTTCTGCATGCCCATGAGCTCATATACTATTAGTGATTATTTGCTTTTGCATGAGCATCTTGGCTTAATATATTAACATTCAGTGCATGTATATTTGTTAGTGCCTAAACATTCATAAAATCTAATTGTTTGTGCACATAAATAAGTTCAGGATAGTGTAACTATAGAAGTGACATTTTGATAGCTTAACTTCGGGTCTGTAGGTAATCTATAAAAAGGTTTAGGCCAATATGCATTTTAACCAAGATAGAATGGCTACCATTATCTATTCCCTTATCAGACCATAATGGAGTTGCTGCATAAACAAGAGGTGCAAAAGAAGATGGTCATGCACACAGTTTGCAACCTATCAAAAAATACAAATTGACAGTCCAATAAATACCTTAACACTTGAGTTCATTATGATAACTACAGTTGTTTGACATAGAAATGTTTTCTAGCGCAATATGAAATTGAATGAACAAAAAATTGATGTATACATTGATTTGTTAAATAGCTTTATTGAGAAAATTTCTACTGGATCTTTTGTAACTGGTACTTTTATCCTAAACACAAGATAATCTGACAAACTAATAGAGTTTCTTAAGGGAATGTACCTTTCAACAAGACCTTTGGCTCTAACCACTTTCATGTTTCATTTCATTAAGATGGTCCTTCTGTTGCATGATAGAACTGCAACAGAACTTGATATGGTTTTATGCAAGGCATCCATCTAATGGGTCAGTTGAGATCTAAACCTCTACACCATCGACCTGTTCCCATCTTCTATTCTGTGTTTGTCATCTGTAAGCAGTGAGGAATAGTACCCACTAAAGTGAGACCATATCTAGTAACAGTCACAGAAAAAGAGTGATCCAGTTAAGATCATTGATATTAAGAAATAGTTAAGATCCCTAACCTAATTTGGAGAATAAAGAAACATCTGCTGCTGCATTTTCTAAGACTTTAAAACCACATGACTCATACTGGAAGGATACTTGAGCCTTTCACCCAACTATGCACTAAATTGTTATTCACCATCATAAAGATCTTTTAACTTAACAAATTGATGATAACAGATTTCACAAAAAACATCTTAGTTGTTAATAACAACATCATTTTTTCAATTACTTAAGACAAGTAACCTTATCCCTAGCCTTCATATCAACTCCCAGTTGTTCATTTTTTTATGCCATAGCCCAAGTGACAGATAATTTGAAAAAGATGAGATAATTATACACAAAATAAAACATATTTGCTAAGACTGTAAAACCACATGACTCAGACTGGAAGGATACCCGAGTGGCTGAGTCTTTCCAAGCTCTTCACCCAACTCTGCACTCAGAGGTTGTTCACCATCATAAAGTTCTTTTAATTTAACCAATCGTTGATAACAGGTTTGGCAAAAAAACATTTTAGCCATTAATAGCAGCATCATTTTTTCAAATGCTTAAAACGACTAACCTTATCCCTTGCCAGTAGTGTTGCAAATAGTTAATTCCCTTCCTATTTATGTCACATTTGTACATGGCACATTTCTTTCGTGCAAAGACAGAACCACTCAAATTTGATCACAAAGACATAAGCAAACATTTTAAATTTCTGCAAGTATTACAACGTTTTAATCCTTAGTAAGACATAATACAGGTTGCAAACACCAAACGCGATATAGTATTCAGTCCCCAGTAGTGTTGCAGATAATTAATGCAAGAATAAGTTGGGTAGTTGCAAGGGTTATTCCTTGTGCTACGTATTCAATGTGGTATAGGTATGCACAATGATGACTCAAGTATAGGAAAAGTTGTGTATTTTCCTAGAAGATTGAGGTGCACAAGGAAAGATTTGAGCGAACCACTTACCAGAAAATCAATAATAATTTGTCTTAGTTTGTTTCTAGCCGAATAAACAATTATTGCAAAAAGGTGTATAGATGCCAGAACATACAAAAAATGCTAGAAAACTGGTTATGTGCACTTGGAATGGAAGTTACTTGAGCATGTGCGCTTGGTTAATTGTTTCGTTTCACCATCAGAGTGGGGAAATGTACAGATGTGACAGAAATATGAAAGTAATTAACTAACCTTTTGGGATCCACCAACATATAAAGTTGCATGATTTAACTTCAAAATAACCAGGTTAGTTACCCAATcagatctttcttctgtacaaatatatCCATATGAAAAAGAATATATAAGCACCCATCTTTCCTCTGCAAGAGTAAAAAGCTAGATAAATCTCATACCCTGTTTGGTACCCAGGAATTGAGGAATTGAAACAGGCAATTATAGAAATTTGCACTTTGGTGGTCTAGGCAAATCTTCACTATCCGCCTTCTCCCCTGGTTGAACTCTAGAATCAACATTCGACAGATGAAAATACCCACCTTGATCTCCCTAAAGCTCATCTAGACTATCTATGGTTATAGACTTTTGTGTTCTCACTCTGCACCTCATCACTAAAACACAACTGATGTGCTTTCATAGTGTATCCTCTGAAAAACAACATTTTCGTCAGAATTAACACATGTATCACCTGACATATCCAAATCCACTTCATGTTTTTTCTGTAAAATTAGATTAACAAGACCAACATTTAAGGTAGGCTCTACAACAGTAAGATCATCAACAGAATGCAGAAACTCCTCCATCTGCACAAAACCAGATAACACAAGTGTAATTTCCATCATCTTAAAATACAAGAGAAATTAGCAGCTCAATGACACAAGGATGTTGGGAGTTCATCATGGAGTCTAACAACATTGATATGTATTACGAAGGAATGCAGCGAGGCACTCGGATCTATCAAGTTATGACTGACTTTGTTGGCACCACTGGAGTCTGATCGGTTGCATAGGACAACCAGGGCATCGGTTTGCGTGTCACGATCACAAACACAAAAGTAGCCACACGACTAACTCTTCAAGACCGATAGAGAAATCGTAGGGGCAAGATACAGGAAGAGGATATACCTCGTTGGCCATCACTGTGTCTGACGAGGGAGTGGAGCACGAGCACAACGACCCACGAGGCGACGACGAGAGAGGCGGCTGCAAGTGCCGACCAATTGCTCGCGCACAGGTCAAAGGCGTAGCCTCGCCTGCTTCGCCAATTCACCCTCGTATGTAGCGTCACCCCCACTCATGCGGTCGCGCGTCGCCTCGCTTCTGGGCACGTGGTGTGTACATTGCACATCCCGTGACGCCATGGCCAGAAACTGTATAGGGTGGGGAAGAGTCGATTGGAAGATGTAGAACGGACATGATGTCGTGCAGAAGAAAGATCATAGAGTTGCGCAGCAGGAAGGCTACCCTAATGTGAGGCCCATGCATATTCCATTTGGGAAACATCCGTCCCTGCTCGAGATTGCCGCCTTCCCACACATGCTTCATCCACGCCCAGCCGCATCTGTTGACCAAGCCCCAGTCGGTGCCCCTTTACGGTGCCGAGCACGAAGGAGAAGCGACCGACATGGACACGAAGGTTTCAGGATGGGAGGTTATTCTTTTCCCTATTTGACGACCACGCGGGGATAGGGAGGAAGGCGACCGTCTCgaggggaaggtgtggtcgcggtgTGTCGTTAGCGTGGGCACAGATAGTCCAGATTGATTGAAGGCAGAACATGGGAAGGTAGGCtacccttacagccttaataagtagtagatatTTATTTCTTTTTGTTCAAATTAAAATAGAAAGCAATAGAAATGCTTGTGAATCTTGTTGGTTATGCAATTTGTTTTTATTTACTTATGATCTAGTAATTTAATGTCAAGAATTAAAGCATGCATCACTCACTCGAAAACTAATTTTGGAATACCCTAGCAAGCTGGAATGCAATAGATGGTGAACATTAAAGTTGCAGTGAAAAAAGGTATTGATTTTTCAGTGGTTACCTAAAGGTCCAGCAATGTCTAGCAAGCACCACTGAACAACGCAAAACAAGCTAAAacttatgttcaaattaatagagAAAACATTAATATTTAGCAACCAGGCAAGCAACTAGCAACGAttagaaggcatcaaattcaaaaaTACCAACTACGATATCCTCAAGATGTTGGCCAAGTATGCCAAGACACAAGATCACCAATACTAATGATTAGGTCGGTGTTGGTTCCAACCTAATTGGTACTAATATTTGACGTTATAAGCCGCTTTATCCGGTGATGCTAGAAACAGGCTGATAGAATCGTTCCAGTTTGTACCTGTAAACACATGCTCGATGATTTACAATGCTAGGTACTTATGGCATTGCAAAACTTCTCTCTTGGGTTGACTTCGACTCACGCATATAAATCAAATGTGTGTTTAAATAAAACTTTGCTATTTAGCAAGAAAAGCATTGCAATGATTTGAACACTACCTTTTCCCTAACTACAACATATATATGTTACCAAGCATTAGAAAAAATATAACAACAATTAATATGGTAACGTTATTAGTAATTAAGTGGTGATTTTTAGATCACGTGGTGGGAAAGTTTTAAACATCGATTAGCAAAGTTCTAAACGAGAACAAATATGGTTAAATAAAGAACTATCATTATAATTGTTCTGTTGTCAATAAAGAAAATCGTCACTCTTGCCAAGAATTTAGGAAGATTAATTTAATTTTGTTTACAGATAGACATAGACTTGTATCTTTAATTTCTAAATAAGTATATTTGATtgattactgaaagggaaatgtgcttttGGGCCATTTCcataatattttggtgattaagtgtccaacacgtttatttaagttcttatgtgccaagtaaagtgagaagtgcaaatcaaagaaaaagatacatttctagacttagtacattgttttgagtactaatgtgttttgtctaagtgctagaatcagtgagaaaagaattggaaaaagagttggctatgtgcagcaaactccaactcggcttggcacaccggactgtccggtgtccggtgcaccaggctggtccGTGGTGAactcgccactctcgggtttcgacggcggcgtacgactataattcaccggattgtccggtgagccaacggtcgccagagcaacggtcggccgtgcaatccgcgggcgacacgtggcccgcaacaacggtcggttgggcacgccggactgtccggtgtgcaccggacagtgtcctgtgcgcCAACCGACCCAGAGGACCAACGATCGGATGCGCCAAAATTGGAAGGAAATCGTGCAccagacagctacagtgactgttcggtggtgcaccggactgtccggtgcaccacccgatagaaggcaagtttggccttccaagttggcctccaacggcttctagctgccttggggctataaaagggacccctaggagctaccccaagcattcactaagtattctaaggcattcagactctgctcccgcgcattcgctttgttgtgttagagaattgagctccattcgagtcacgaactccctgtgttgtcatttgagctcgagtcttcacttgtgtgcgtgggtgtgctacgtatttgagtcttgtgtgtgttgcttctcccaaccttacttTGTTCCTTCATTGTGAtccttgttgtaagggcgagagactccaagttgtggagattcctcgcaaacgggcaaATACTCTAagggcccgtttgtttccttGGAAATGAAACTCATTCCATGAATAACATTCTAGATATTAGATTCCTAAAGAAAGTAATTCCTTAGAATTTGATTCAATTCAATTTTTTTGTTTGGATGCTAATGAAATTCTTTTCCATGAATCAAATTCAATATCTTGTTTGGATAGTTATATATGGAATTTACATATTTGGAGGGAAATAACCACATCAACTTGCACACAACAAAATACACAAGTTTTCACCCTACAATTTATCAAGCAGAATGCATCACgagtgtcggcgttccgagaccggggggtcccttgggccgacgagtgagtgtcgccgcgtgccccagcccagatgggtcgagcgcgagggcgagcgcgaaggggggagaagcgaggcggccggagaccggcgtgagagaggtgggaatcccgcggccttcgtgttcgtcccgcgcccaggtcgggtgcgcttgcagtagggggttacaagcgtccacgcgggagagggaagcgagcggccccaagagagcgcctgtctcgtcctcgtccccgcgcggccaaccctctctaagagggccctgatccttccttttataggcgtaaggagaggatccaggtgtacaatggggggtgtagcagagtgctacgtgtctagcgggggagcgctagcgtcctaagtacatgccgatgtggcagccggagagattttggcacccaactggtgtgatgtcgtggccgtcagaggagcgatggagcctggcggagggacagctgtcggagcggttgggtccttgctgacgtcctcttgcttccgtaagggggctgagagccgccgtcgtcacagagcatgcggggcgccatcattgcctatctggcggagctagccagatgggacaccggtcttgttccctgcggcccgagtcagctcagggtagggtgatgatggcgcctcctgttgacgtggctagcctgcgccctaggttgggcgatgtggaggctcctccgaagccgaggttgagtctgtcttccatggttggggccgagtccgagcccctgggtcgggcgaggcggaggtcgtcggcagaggccagggcggagtccgagccctggggtcgggcgaagcggagttcgtcgtcttctggggctgagcccgagtccgagccctgggtcgggcggagcggagttcgccgtcttccgggactgagcccgagtccgagccctgggtcgggcggagcggagttcgccgtcttccgggacttagcccgagtccgagccctgggtcgggcggagcggagttcgccgtcttccgggacttagcccgagtccgagccctgggtcgggcggagcggagttcgccgtcttccggggcttagcccaagtccgagccctgggtcgggcggagcggagttcgccgtcttccggggcttagcccgagtccgagccctgggtcgggcggagcggagc
Proteins encoded:
- the LOC103653996 gene encoding tetraspanin-6, encoding MSASRRRRRSRRTGSRTCSTGAASDEREQEKEEKQKDRRPYEQSGCCKPPTACQYSGGMPVGAQDEDCYRWNAPDILCYRCDSCRAGVMEQVRQDWHKIFVLDVAVLAALVCICSCGCCAFRNARHSRSQYPYGVNQTSKINPRWDYWWR